Proteins from a genomic interval of Flammeovirgaceae bacterium SG7u.111:
- the rfbF gene encoding glucose-1-phosphate cytidylyltransferase, which translates to MKAVFFAGGYGTRISEESGIRPKPMIEIGGKPILWHIMKIYSAHGINEFIVCCGYKGYFIKEYFSNYFTHNSDFTFDMKNNNMEIHNSSAEPWKVTLIDTGEGTMTGGRLKRVMDYIGDETFCLTYGDGVSDVNITELVKFHKSHGKEATLTAVQQPGRFGAFNLHAGDPSIGSFREKPQGDGNDQAYINGGFFVLEPSVREYLKDDTTVWERGPMETLADTGNLMAFKHTGFWQPMDTLRDKNVLEEMWDKNEAPWKVW; encoded by the coding sequence ATGAAAGCAGTCTTTTTTGCTGGTGGATACGGCACAAGAATTAGTGAAGAAAGTGGTATTAGACCAAAACCTATGATTGAGATCGGTGGCAAGCCAATTTTGTGGCATATCATGAAGATCTATTCTGCACATGGCATCAACGAGTTTATCGTATGCTGTGGGTACAAAGGTTATTTCATCAAAGAATACTTCTCGAATTACTTTACCCACAATTCAGATTTCACCTTTGATATGAAAAACAATAACATGGAAATTCACAATTCATCTGCTGAGCCTTGGAAGGTTACGTTGATTGACACCGGCGAAGGAACTATGACTGGTGGTCGTTTGAAAAGGGTAATGGATTACATTGGTGACGAAACATTTTGCCTTACCTACGGCGATGGAGTAAGTGATGTGAACATAACCGAACTAGTAAAGTTCCACAAAAGCCATGGCAAAGAAGCTACCCTCACAGCGGTACAACAACCTGGTAGATTCGGCGCTTTCAACCTTCATGCTGGCGACCCTTCAATTGGTAGCTTCCGTGAAAAACCTCAGGGTGATGGAAATGACCAAGCATATATAAATGGTGGTTTCTTCGTACTTGAACCATCTGTGAGAGAATATTTGAAAGATGATACTACAGTTTGGGAAAGAGGACCAATGGAAACTCTTGCTGACACTGGCAACCTAATGGCATTCAAACATACAGGTTTCTGGCAACCAATGGATACTTTGAGAGATAAAAACGTCCTCGAAGAAATGTGGGACAAAAACGAAGCCCCTTGGAAAGTTTGGTAA
- the rfbG gene encoding CDP-glucose 4,6-dehydratase gives MIEVSFEEAYKGKKVLVTGHTGFKGSWMTQWLVMLGADVYGYSLEPNTSPSLFDQLELEKDIDHKIGDIRDFATLKSYIGEVDPDIIFHLAAQPLVRYSYREPLETTEVNVMGTVNVLDAVRQLGISTSVVVITTDKSYENKEWLFGYRENDPMGGHDVYSASKGACEIMVSSWRSSFFSDNDKVKVASVRAGNVIGGGDWAEDRIVPDCIRFLSEGKTIEVRNPHATRPWQHVLEPIHGYLALGTQLLSEEEPPRGRDVYCGGFNFGPLISSNKNVGILVEEVLKNWGEGKWEDHSNVDALHEASLLNLTIDKVFHLLNWIPRWNFEETIKQTVDWYKEVYSNPESAKEITLKQIKLYDNSKK, from the coding sequence ATGATAGAAGTATCATTTGAAGAAGCATATAAAGGAAAAAAAGTTCTAGTTACTGGTCATACCGGCTTCAAAGGAAGCTGGATGACCCAGTGGTTAGTTATGCTAGGAGCTGATGTATATGGTTACTCTTTAGAGCCAAATACTAGCCCTTCACTTTTTGACCAATTAGAATTAGAAAAAGATATCGACCACAAAATTGGAGATATCCGAGATTTTGCCACACTCAAGTCTTATATAGGAGAAGTCGATCCCGACATCATTTTCCATTTAGCAGCACAGCCTTTAGTAAGATACTCGTATCGCGAACCTTTGGAAACTACAGAGGTGAACGTAATGGGCACTGTAAATGTACTTGATGCTGTAAGGCAATTGGGCATTTCTACTTCTGTAGTAGTTATCACAACTGACAAAAGTTACGAGAACAAAGAATGGCTCTTTGGCTATAGGGAAAATGACCCAATGGGAGGACACGACGTCTATTCTGCCAGTAAAGGAGCTTGTGAAATCATGGTTTCTTCGTGGAGAAGCTCATTCTTTAGCGACAATGACAAGGTAAAAGTAGCAAGTGTTCGTGCTGGAAACGTAATTGGCGGTGGCGACTGGGCAGAAGACAGGATCGTTCCTGATTGTATCCGCTTCCTTTCTGAGGGAAAAACTATTGAGGTTAGAAATCCTCATGCAACTCGCCCTTGGCAACATGTGCTTGAGCCTATCCATGGTTATTTGGCGCTAGGGACCCAGCTTTTGTCTGAAGAAGAGCCACCTCGCGGAAGAGATGTGTATTGCGGAGGATTCAACTTCGGACCGCTTATCAGTTCCAACAAAAATGTGGGAATTTTGGTAGAAGAAGTACTCAAAAACTGGGGCGAAGGCAAATGGGAAGACCACAGCAACGTAGATGCGCTTCACGAAGCGTCACTCCTTAACTTGACTATCGACAAGGTTTTCCATTTACTAAACTGGATACCTAGATGGAATTTTGAGGAAACCATTAAACAAACTGTGGATTGGTACAAAGAGGTGTATTCAAACCCAGAAAGTGCTAAAGAGATCACTCTTAAGCAAATCAAACTTTATGACAATTCTAAAAAATAG